The following DNA comes from Myxococcales bacterium.
GCCGTTGCGGCGGCTCCAGCCGAGGCAGGCCCCGTCGAGAGTGCGGCTCCAGCTGCCGAGGCGCCTGCCGTCGCGCCGCCGCCCCCGGCGCCCCGCCCGTCGAGCCCACCGAAGACCGGCATCGAGGTCTGGGAGGGGCGCCCGGGTGTCACCATGCCGGTGCGCACGCAGCCGACGCCCCGGCGGGTGCAGTACGACGCCAAGGCAGGCTCAGGGCTCGGTGCGCGCGGCCCGCGTGGCCCCGGCGGCCCCGGCATGAACCGCGGCCCCATGGGGCGTCCCGGCCAGCACATGCGCGGTCGTGGGATCGGCCAGTTCTCGAAGCCCAAGGGCACCGGGCAGGTCGTCACGCAAGAGCGCTCGGCTCACAAGAAGGTCGTCAAGATCGAGGGCTCGGTGAACCTGCAGATGCTCGCAGGTCGTATGGGCATCAAGGCGACGGAGGTGCTCATGAAGCTGATGCGCCTCGGTATGACCGGCGTGAACATCAACAGCACTCTCGACGCAGATACCGCGAAGATCGTCGCATCCGAATTCGGCTGGGAAGTGTCCGACGTCGCGGTGAGTGAAGAGGAAGCGCTCGTTGCGGCGCAGGGGCTCGACGCCGAGGAAGATGTCGATCTCGACACCGTCGGTCGAGGTCCAGTCGTCACCGTGATGGGCCACGTCGATCACGGAAAGACGAGCTTGCTCGACAAGATCCGCAAGGCCAACGTGGTCGCGGGCGAGGCGGGCGGCATCACGCAGCACATCGGCGCCTATTCGGTGGAGACACCGCATGGCCGCATCGCATTCCTGGACACCCCGGGTCACGAGGCGTTCACGGCAATGCGTGCGCGCGGCGCGCAGACCACCGACGTCGTCATCTTGGTGGTCGCCGCCGACGACGGCGTGATGCCCCAGACCGTCGAGGCGCTGAACCACGCGAAGGAAGCCGGCGTTCCGATCGTGGTTGCCATCAACAAGTGCGACAAACCCGACGCTCAGCCCGAGCGCGCGCGGCGCGAACTCTCCGAGCATGGGCTGGTCCCCGAGGAGTGGGGCGGTGACACCATGTTCGCCGAGGTCAGCGCCCACACCGGCGCAGGCATCGACGAGCTGCTCGAGAAGGTCGTGCTGCAGTCCGAGGTCCTCGAGCTCAAGGCGAATCCCGACAAACCGGCGACCGGTGTCGTGATCGAAGCCGAGCTCGACCGGGGCCGTGGCCCGGTCGCTACCATCCTGGTTCAGGACGGCACGCTGAACCGCGGGGACGCGATCCTGGCCGGAGCGGCGTGGGGCAAGGTCCGCGCAATGTTGGACGACCGAGGGCGCAGCCTGGCGTCGGCCGGACCCTCGACCCCCGTGTCCATCGTGGGTCTCGACGACGTTCCGTCGGCGGGTGACCCGGTTCACGTGATCAAGGACGTGAAGAAGGCACAAGAGATTGCGGACAGCCGCAAGAACCGCGAGCGGCGCAGCCTCATGCCGGGCACCGCTCGCATCTCGCTCGAGGATCTCGCGAAGGCCATGTCGGACACCGATCAGCTCGAGCTCAAGCTGATCATCAAGGCGGATGTGCAGGGCTCGGTCGAGGCACTGCGGGAGTCGCTGATGAAGCTCACCACCGAAAAGGTGAAGGTGGGTGTCGTGCACGCCGCCGTGGGCGCCATCACCGAGGGCGACGTCAACCTCGCTGTGGCGGCCAAGGGCATCATCATAGGTTTCAACGTGCGGCCCGCGGGCAAAGCCACGAGCCTCGCCCAGCAAGAGGGCGTCGAGATCCGCCAGTACAGCATCATCTACAACGTGGTGGACGACGTGAAGGCCGCCATGGAAGGCCTGCTCGCGCCGACCCTGGTCGAGAAAGCACTCGGCAAAGCCGAGGTCCGTCAGGTGTTCAAGCTCAGCAAAGCGGGCACCATTGCCGGCAGCATGGTGATTCAGGGATTGGTCCGCCGCAGCGCCACCGCGCGCCTGGTGCGCGACAACACCGTGATCTGGACCGGCAAGGTCTCCAGCCTCAAGCGCTTCAAGGACGATGCCCGCGAGGTCAAGGAAGGCTTCGACTGCGGTATCGGACTCGAGGGCTACAACGACCTCAAAGAGGGCGATTTCGTCGAGTTCTTCGAGATGGAAGAGGTCAAGCAGACGCTTTGACCCGCGCTCGGGCCACAGCCATCTCGCGCCGCCCCGTAGGTCACGATGTTCGTAGGCGTCGCGCGAGTGGTGTTGCAGATCCCCGGCGCGCGGTCGCTCAAGGACCGGCGTCAGGTGGTGAAGAGCTTCAAGGAACGAGCGCGAGCGCGCCTGCCGGTCAGCATCTCCGAGGTGGGTGAGCTCGACCGGCATCAAGTCGCAACCCTGGGAGCGAGTGTCGTGGCGCGGGATTCAGCCTACTGCACGACCATCATTTCGCAGCTGGTCGAGCTGGCCGGGACGCTGCCCGATGCCGTGTTGGCCGACGTCCGCACGGAAATCGTCAGCTTCGGAGACGGCGGAGACGCGATCACTGGTGGCATCGAGTCGGGCGCTCTGGGGTCGCGCTCGGCGCCGGCGGGGGACTTCAGCGAGCTCGCAGAGAAGTGGGGCAAAGGATGAGTCGGGACGGACGCCGTGCGGATCGGGTTGCGGGCCTGCTACGTCGCCACCTGACGGACTTGCTCCGAGAGCTCGGCGACGAGCGGCTCGCTACGATCGTCGTGACGGACGTGGCGGTGACCGACGACCTCTCGGTGGCAACCCTCTCCGTTCGGGCGCTAGCCGAACTGGCGGACGAAAAAGCGCAGCGCGGCCTGTTGAAAGCGCTCTCCCAGGCGTCGGGCCGTCTGCGGCGGGGCCTGGCGCCGCGCCTCGAGCTGCGGAAGCTCCCGGAGCTTCGATTCAGATACGATCTGGGTCACGACAACGTGCGTCGCGTCGACGAGCTGCTCCACGAGATCGCGAAGGAAGGTCCCGCGGTCGAGCCCGAGTCGAAGGACTGAAGAATTGTCCAAAAATTGGCCTGGGGCAAGCCGGCGAGGCCGGCCCGCGTGGGGTGGGGCCCCAACGAATTCACTTCGTTGGGGCGGGGAGGCGCCTGCCTCCCCGATGACAAAGTGAAAGAGCTGTTCAATTCTTGGACAGCTCTTGAGCCGTCACTTCGTCTGAAACGAAGCCACGCCCGTCGGAAGGGGTGCGATCGGGTCGAGCACGTCGGAGGTGTCGACGCCGAGCAGTGTGTGCTGGAAAAAGGCGGTCGTGTAGCGGTTGATGATGCCGTGGGCGTCTGCGTACGGAATGTTGTCGGGTCCGCAGCCGTCCTCGAACTGCTTGACGGAGAGCCCGAGGTTCTCCACCAAGAGGCACATGTCCGAAAAACTGAAATGGCCCGCGCCGCCGACCGAAAGCAGGCTCGCGGGCCCCTTCAGGCTCGTCCACGGCTGCTCTTGCTCGGGCTTCCACGGGGTCAGCGCGTCCAGGGTCCCGCCCTCGATCAGCACGGGCATCGCCACGTCGGCGAAACCGTTCCGGCTCCCCGCGAACATCGCCTGAGCGCCGCCCGGCGCCTGGGCCACAGCGGCGATGAAGCGCGCGTCGAGGCTCGAGCTCGGC
Coding sequences within:
- the infB gene encoding translation initiation factor IF-2; the protein is MTKMRVYEIARDLGIDNKSLVALLQSIGVADVRNHMSVVGPDAVERVKRHLDKQSAPKAAEERIRPTVVKRRAPARPAAPAAEVKVTEAHPQDTRQASSPVAASSPRASEPMRSAPVSSPQPLPSAPRHEPPPPVMEPPPVVEEVSPPASAPAAPPLPSAPMASAPAAAPEPAVAAAPAEAGPVESAAPAAEAPAVAPPPPAPRPSSPPKTGIEVWEGRPGVTMPVRTQPTPRRVQYDAKAGSGLGARGPRGPGGPGMNRGPMGRPGQHMRGRGIGQFSKPKGTGQVVTQERSAHKKVVKIEGSVNLQMLAGRMGIKATEVLMKLMRLGMTGVNINSTLDADTAKIVASEFGWEVSDVAVSEEEALVAAQGLDAEEDVDLDTVGRGPVVTVMGHVDHGKTSLLDKIRKANVVAGEAGGITQHIGAYSVETPHGRIAFLDTPGHEAFTAMRARGAQTTDVVILVVAADDGVMPQTVEALNHAKEAGVPIVVAINKCDKPDAQPERARRELSEHGLVPEEWGGDTMFAEVSAHTGAGIDELLEKVVLQSEVLELKANPDKPATGVVIEAELDRGRGPVATILVQDGTLNRGDAILAGAAWGKVRAMLDDRGRSLASAGPSTPVSIVGLDDVPSAGDPVHVIKDVKKAQEIADSRKNRERRSLMPGTARISLEDLAKAMSDTDQLELKLIIKADVQGSVEALRESLMKLTTEKVKVGVVHAAVGAITEGDVNLAVAAKGIIIGFNVRPAGKATSLAQQEGVEIRQYSIIYNVVDDVKAAMEGLLAPTLVEKALGKAEVRQVFKLSKAGTIAGSMVIQGLVRRSATARLVRDNTVIWTGKVSSLKRFKDDAREVKEGFDCGIGLEGYNDLKEGDFVEFFEMEEVKQTL
- a CDS encoding DUF503 domain-containing protein, which translates into the protein MFVGVARVVLQIPGARSLKDRRQVVKSFKERARARLPVSISEVGELDRHQVATLGASVVARDSAYCTTIISQLVELAGTLPDAVLADVRTEIVSFGDGGDAITGGIESGALGSRSAPAGDFSELAEKWGKG
- the rbfA gene encoding 30S ribosome-binding factor RbfA; this encodes MSRDGRRADRVAGLLRRHLTDLLRELGDERLATIVVTDVAVTDDLSVATLSVRALAELADEKAQRGLLKALSQASGRLRRGLAPRLELRKLPELRFRYDLGHDNVRRVDELLHEIAKEGPAVEPESKD